The Sphingopyxis sp. CCNWLW2 genome contains the following window.
ACCCGCGACCTCGTTCTGGAGCCGATCACAGGAGATCGGTCGTGAGCCGGCTTCGGCTTGGCGCCATCGCAGACAACAAGCCTGTCAAAATGACGATCGAGATGTCCGGCTCATTGGTTCGCGACCTCGCCGACTATGCGGATGTCCATGCTCGCCTGACCGGAATGGCGTCGCCGATATCGCCGGAGAAGCTGATCCCCGCCATGATCGAGCGATTCATCGCAAGCGACCGCGAGTTCAGCAGGCAACGCCGGAACGGTCGCTGACACCGGGGCGTGAAACCCCGTCCGGTGCGGTCGATCTCAATCTGCCGGGGCCGCGTTCGCGACTTCCTGGGCGCGCAGCACGAACCGTTGAACTTTTCCGCTGGGCGTCTTGGGCAGCGAATCGACAAACTCGATCTCGCGAGGATAGGCATGCGCCGACAGCTTGGCCTTAACATGAAGCCGCAACGCCTCCGCCAAAGCCTCGTCCGGCTGATATGCGGGCTTCAGTACGACGAACGCCTTGATGATTTCGGTCCGCTCGGGGTCGGGCTTTCCGATCACTGCCGACTCGAACACCGCCTCATGCTCGATCAGCGCACTTTCTACGTCGAACGGTCCCACGCGATACCCTGACGTGGTGATCACATCGTCGGCGCGTCCGACGAAGGAGATGCTTGCATCGTCGTTCAGTTCGACAGTGTCCCCGCTCAGATAGTAGCCGCCTTGAAAGGCGGCCGTCTTTGCCTCGCGATAGCCGCCGAACCAGAAGAGCGGCGAGCGGGCAATATCCAGCGCCAGGATACCGGGCTGTCCCGCGCCCAGTTCCTCGCCCTCGGGCGACAGCACCACCACCCGGTGGCCGGGCGAGGCGACCCCCGCCGAGCCGATCCGGACGGGATGCTTCAATGCATGATGATTGCACAGCACCATGCCAAGCTCGGTCTGGCCATAATGGTCGTAGATCGGCGCGTTGAGATGCCGTTCGAACCAGCGGATGATTTCGGGGTTGAGCGGTTCGCCCGCGCTGCTGACGACGCGCAGCCGATCCCGTATCCGCGCGACCTGTTCCGTCCCTTCGCCCATGAGCAGCCGATATGCGGTGGGCGAGCCGGCAAGGTTCGTGATGCCATATTCGACGATCGTGTCATAAGCGGAGTCGACGCTGAACGCGCCCTCGTGGAAGATGGTGGTCGCTCCGATCGCCAGGGGACCGGTGACCGCATAATAGAGCCCATAGGCCCAGCCCGGATCGGCCAGATTCCAGAAGCGGTCGTCGGGCCGCAAATCGACCGCATCGCGCATGTAATTCGCAAAGGCGGCGATCGCCTTTATCGGGACGAACAGCGACTTGGGCAGACCGGTCGTGCCGGAGGTGAACATGATCAGGAAAGGGTCGTCGAGGGTGCAGGCGACTGGCTCGAGGCAGTCATCCTGGGCTTCGACCAGCGACCAGAAGTCATGATCGTCCGGGCTCGCCGACGCCACGGTGACGATCGCCACATCCACTGCGGCCTCTGACAGCTTCGGCCGATTTGTCATATCGGTGACAATCAGGCGGGTACTTGCCGCCAATATGCGATGCTCGATGGCTTTCGGGCCGAATGCGGTGAACAGCGGCTGATATACTGCTCCGAGCCGCCATGTCGCGAGGATGGTGATGAGCAGCTCGGGGGTTCGTGGCAGCAGTCCGGCGATGCAATCGCCCTTGCCAACACCGAGGTGGGCAAGCGCGCCCGCAAGCTGCGCCGAACGCTGCTTCAGTTCGGCAAATGTCCAGTCGCGCGTCTCGCCGGCCGGCGAGCGGTGTCGCAGCCCCACCTTATCATACTGTCCGGCATGCCGGTCGCAGCAGATCTCTGCGGCATTTGCGTGGCCCGCAGCATCCATCGCCAGGATCTGGAGCGTCGCGACCGGGTCGAATTCGATCATCGCCTTCTCGTAGCTGATCGGCCGACCGGCCGACATATCCGTTACGGGCCGGCTCACGCGTGCTGCCCTTCGCTGCCCGGTCCGCGGGCTGGCGGAACCCAATGGCAAAGCGTCCCGGCGGCTCCGGTCATTCGTGTCCGATTAGCGCTGCGGGCGAACCCGGCGGCGACATCCAGCGTATAGCGATGCACAAACTCTCCCTTCAATTTCGTCTCGCGCGCGGCGATCGAATCTATCCGACCATGACCGCCGGGGCAGCTTGTGTCTAAGCCGAAATCGCGCTCGATTTAGTCGATATCCGACTTAGTTGCGATCAGTGCCGCCGGCTGGCCGCTCCGTTCCCTGAAAGCTCAGCGCGCGCTTACAGTCAGCTGTGATTGTTCAATGGTCATGGGCGGATCCTGGTGCTAGAAGAGCGAGGTCCCGGACGGCGCCGAACCGACCTGCACCGGCGAGGAGTGTCTGACCAGATTATGAGGAAAGATAACATGCGGCGTATCGCCGGCAAACTTCTGCCGGGCATGGGCTATCTGACCCTCGGGCGGGCCGGGGGCGCTTGGAAGCAGGGCCCTGCGCGTGCGAATTGATCCCAAGCTCGTCACCGAGTTCGCGGCGATCGCGGAAGAAGGGTCGTTCACGCGGGCCGCGCAGCGGCTGCGCGTCAATCAGCCATGGTTGTCGACCCGCCTCCAGAAGCTCGAACAGCAGCTTGGCTTTCGGCTCTTCGACCGCACAACGAGACGCCTTGCGCTGACCGATCGCGGCGCGCAGCTCTTTCACGCCGCCAGCGCTGCAGCGAAAGCATTCGAAAATGTCGACCAGCTCGCGACGCAACTCAGCCGGAGCAATCAGGGCATATTGAGGATCGGCGCCGCGCCCTACACGAAGATCATCCGGCAGCGGGGCAAACTGATCCACGATTTTGCTCTCGCCTATCCGAATGTTCATCTGGAACTGGAAACCGGCTGGTCGCTGGCCTTGCTGGGCCGGCTGGACGCGGGCGAACTCGATCTGACCTTCATGGTCGGCGAGGTCGATGAGGCCCGCTATGAAGGCCTCGAACTCAGGCGGTTCGGCGTTTCGGTCACGCTGTCGCGCGAGCATCGGCTGGCCGGCTCGGATGTGCTACCCGCAGCGGCCCTGGTGGACTATCCGGTGCATGTTTTTACCCGAAGCTTGAACCCACCGTTGTGGGATGCACTCCATGCGCCGCTCCTTGAGGCAGGCTGCCGCCTCGTCGAAATTCCCGAGATGGCGGAGGGCGCCCCCAGCCGCATGGATGCCCCGACCGAAGCGGCGGCCTTTTTCGATTTTGGCGAGGACGAAATCGGCGCCGTCGAAGTGGTGCGGGTCCCGATCGCCGCGCCCGCGACGCTCCCCTTCCAACTGCTCCGTCGCCGCGGGGCGGCGGGTTACGCACAGCAGAAATTCTGGGAGCTCGCGCTGAAGCTTGTCGAAAGACGATGACGGGCAGGGCGCCGCGACGGGCGAACCAGGGCCACACCGGAGGCTTCGGTATACTCTGATTTATCCGAATTTGCAATCAATCGTGACTGCATTGGGATTAGACTTCCCCAAGCGGTAGCCGCAGAACCACGCCTGAAGACCGGGCGCTAAAGCGGCGGATAACGGTCGATTTGGAGGAGATGGATTGCGCGATCCGTATCGGCGGCCGCGCGTAAAGGCTTGCGCCGTGGGGCGCGGCGCGCGCTCGGTCGCGTAGCAAATTCATCTAAAAACACAGCGTCGGATGGCTCGAACGTCGAGCCGTGATGTGCGCGAAAAACGACATGGGGAGGATAGATATGACCAAGGCAACCAATATTCGGTATCTCGTCGGCGCGTCGGCGCTGATCCTGGCGCTCGCTGGGCAATCTGCCTATGCGCAGACCGTCGATACGGCGCCCCAGGAGGGCCTTGCGGACGAGCAGGGCTCGAGCCAGAGCGGCGATATTGTCGTCACCGGCACACTCATTCGCGGCATTGCTCCCGTCGGCACCAACGTCGTCGGCGTGTCGCGCGAAGAGATCGTCGCGACCGGTGCGACGAGCGCGAATGAAATCCTCGCCAATATTCCGCAGGTATCGAACACCTTCCTGCAGGGGCCTAACCCGGGGCGTCCGATCCTGCGGTCGCTCGGCGCGAGCAGTGGCTCGACAACGCTGATCCTGATCGACGGTCACCGGGTCGTCGGCGGCGGCGGCGCCAGCGCCGATCCGGACCTGATCCCGCCGGCGGTCATCGAACGGGTCGAGCTCGTGCTTGACGGTGGGTCCGCCATTTACGGGTCGGACGCGATCGGCGGCGTGATCAACTTCATCACCCGCCGACGCTTCGATGGGCTCGAAGCCAACGCCCGCGTCGGGATCGCCGACCATTACAACGCCTTCGACGGCAGTATCACTGCCGGCAAGAGCTGGGATACGGGATCGGCTTATCTCTCCTATTCCTTCTCGCGAAACGATCCTCTCTTCGGCCGCGATCGAGACTTTGTATTCCAGGTGATCCCGAACACCGAGGGCTTTTGCGCGCCCGGAACGGTCTTCACCAGAGGCGGAACGGTGAACGGCAATGCCTATGCGTTGCCGGGCCGGACGCCCGGGATCCTGCCATGCGACAATACGGATGACGCCCAGTTCGCGCCGAAGTCGGAGCGGCACAATGTCTACGCCGGATTCAACCAGAACATAACCGACTCGATCGAGTTCGATGTTCGGGCTTTCTACTCGCGCAAAACGCTGTCGACCTTCCAGGGTCCGGTCCGCTCCCGGATCGACATCACGCCGACCA
Protein-coding sequences here:
- a CDS encoding DUF2274 domain-containing protein — protein: MSRLRLGAIADNKPVKMTIEMSGSLVRDLADYADVHARLTGMASPISPEKLIPAMIERFIASDREFSRQRRNGR
- a CDS encoding AMP-binding protein, with translation MSRPVTDMSAGRPISYEKAMIEFDPVATLQILAMDAAGHANAAEICCDRHAGQYDKVGLRHRSPAGETRDWTFAELKQRSAQLAGALAHLGVGKGDCIAGLLPRTPELLITILATWRLGAVYQPLFTAFGPKAIEHRILAASTRLIVTDMTNRPKLSEAAVDVAIVTVASASPDDHDFWSLVEAQDDCLEPVACTLDDPFLIMFTSGTTGLPKSLFVPIKAIAAFANYMRDAVDLRPDDRFWNLADPGWAYGLYYAVTGPLAIGATTIFHEGAFSVDSAYDTIVEYGITNLAGSPTAYRLLMGEGTEQVARIRDRLRVVSSAGEPLNPEIIRWFERHLNAPIYDHYGQTELGMVLCNHHALKHPVRIGSAGVASPGHRVVVLSPEGEELGAGQPGILALDIARSPLFWFGGYREAKTAAFQGGYYLSGDTVELNDDASISFVGRADDVITTSGYRVGPFDVESALIEHEAVFESAVIGKPDPERTEIIKAFVVLKPAYQPDEALAEALRLHVKAKLSAHAYPREIEFVDSLPKTPSGKVQRFVLRAQEVANAAPAD
- a CDS encoding LysR family transcriptional regulator, with the translated sequence MRIDPKLVTEFAAIAEEGSFTRAAQRLRVNQPWLSTRLQKLEQQLGFRLFDRTTRRLALTDRGAQLFHAASAAAKAFENVDQLATQLSRSNQGILRIGAAPYTKIIRQRGKLIHDFALAYPNVHLELETGWSLALLGRLDAGELDLTFMVGEVDEARYEGLELRRFGVSVTLSREHRLAGSDVLPAAALVDYPVHVFTRSLNPPLWDALHAPLLEAGCRLVEIPEMAEGAPSRMDAPTEAAAFFDFGEDEIGAVEVVRVPIAAPATLPFQLLRRRGAAGYAQQKFWELALKLVERR